TCGAGTGTAGAgttgtatgatgatatcagggcaagtcttcaactcaacgatcggtggaagatttcttatcgtaatcagcaccaaagtgcatacaaaggtttgtggcgtataaatctcaAACAAGGTCAAGTTGTAAAGGCTCTTCTTGCcgcagagaaaggacgtgctcaagctctgagagatctgaTGGACACAAGATACCAGCCTAAAGATTCTTCAACGCACAGCGCATCATTTGATTCTCTGAGTTGGGTTCCATTGAacacagttttcatagctattaATGGACCTTGCATTTACTTCTGGATTCGCCTTAGTGAAGCTAACATCCAGATGAGACAGGTACACGTCAATGATTATAAGTTTGAGAATGAATTGGAATGTCTCATCCAGCAGCTGAACAAAACTGTTCTGAAGGAGATCCGTGAAAGAGATACTGTTAAAATCGAAAGTCTTCCTCCTGATTCGCCGACAGTAAAGAAAATGGCCGATGATGTgatccgagttgatgtgaggcactcccaatcaagtgctttaaagaagctgcatgacatcatcgtcGCTCCTATTGCTGACCTGATCGAAGGCAACGAGATAACATTCGTTCCAGAGGGGCAATTTTGCCTTGTGCCTTTTGCAGCGTTGCAGGACTCCAACTCATCATATCTAAGTaattctttcagaattcgtgtgcttccctctctgacgacgttgcaactaattcatgattgcccagctgactttcacatgaGGACTGGTGCATTACTTGTCGGCGACCCACGTTTCAAACACATCATCTCTGAGGGAGAACTCTTGGagcaacttccaggagcaaggaaagaagtgaAGATGATCGAACGTATCCTCAATGTTTCCCCCCTtactggagaaatggcaacaaaacatgaagtgttaaaacgaatatcatcagtggcgtTAGTTCATATTGCAGCGCACGGTAAAAAGGAAACAggagaagttatcctggcaccaaacaccacaagagataaCCCTCATCcgcaagagaaagactatctactgacgatgaaagatgtcatagaagctgggttgcgagcacgtctggttgtacttagctgctcTCACACTGCTCGTGGAaaggtcatggccgagggtgtggtcggcatggcgcgtgcacttttgggtgccggtgccagatctgttgtggtaaccttgtgggcgcttggcgacgagggaaccctggagttcatgagtttcttctacgatgcacttgccaaaggcaagaaggcaagtgaagctctcaatcaggccatgaagtgtatgagagaaattgaaaagttcaaggaggtTTGgcactgggcaccatttgtactcattggtgacgacgtcaacctggatttcaaggaTATTTCGAAGCTGAAGGAAGTAAATATTCTGTTTACACATTCTATTCAATACAAAGTTACATTAAATCATAGTTATTGCTTATATGTTTCAGTTGGGTTACGAATTAATCTTTTGCTCTGGCAAATTGAGATGCAGTAGAATCAAGAGGACACGTTTACAATGGTAACATTCTTTCTGGAAACCTGATAGgagtaaaaaagcaaattttttaaaacaatcctgtTGTGCAATGTATCATTTGGAGtactaagaaatatttcatggcaactcaactatcctccctaaacttagattcttttatttttcagttaaggcagtgagcattggaatcccagggaGTTTTAGGATACCTGCAAACGCAGATATTTGGACCATAAACCAGTAAGCTACCGATGAAATATTtgtcaagagtcttcttttcaaagcaggaagaaccaaATGACGGCCAAAGTCAAATTCAACAAGAGAACtgattcaaaagttgactttttgtttGTCTGAACTGCTCTTAAGAGCTTGATATTTGATATCCTGCTGAAActactggtttttttttcatatgatgTCTTGAAATTATCATGACTAGCTAtgtaaaagttatttttaatctaagtattaCCAACTAAGAGGATTAAGGCGTTACGTTTAAGTGGAAGTTGAAacgtcttgaaaacgttttctacattttttttacagatttttctTAATCACTTTTCGTCTCATGAGTGATGTAAAGCTGTTTTAGCCATGTGCACGAGTGgagaatttccatggaaattagAGAATAATTAGTTGTCCGATTGCTCGTTTATCTTTTGGTTTATGTCAGATGGAAATTGTGATTAACTTTTAGAGGATTTGTAAACAGTCAttggtacttaaagttagtttctgccAATCAGAATTTGGtttatctggacttaaaatgacagattttggccGTAATGGATTTTGGATTTAGTCTTTGTGttagttaattttctgagatttctcctttaattttaaatgcaataaattgtgttattttttacaagcagaacgatGCAAAGGCGAAACCAGaagttttgttttataattttagttatgGCTTACAAAGCATTGAAGGAGGCTCAGAATGAGCTGGAAAGTTGAAGCCACATGATTTATTTAGTTTCTCCGATTAGATTGTTTACTTACtatctaagtacaataaactaacatttaaatgtcaaacaatgaaacaagtcgcttggtattttgttagaatggaagaggaaatcaataacaaatctgcatcaacctgcataagccatttcttgtcgtttgaagcagtattcgcttaataacttttgcccatttctttATATAGGTTTACTGAATGAGAGACAAACTTCGATACTACTTCGACTCTATAACTGCTAATATCGATCATTGGCAACCGTTTCTTAAGATGTCACGCGACGCACTTCTTGAGCACGTTATGTGGcagatatgatgttttgtcacattTTTTCGTTTGGAGTAGTGAGCCACCCATGTCTTATTCGTTCAGCCTCTTCCCATTTCCTTGAATGGAGTTATTAAGTgagatattttcagattttatttctGCCAGTTTCATTGTCAGCCGTTCCTTgggatgtcacgcgacgcgtTTTTTTAGTATGTAAAGCGATATGATGTTTAGTCATATATCGttgaagaggcaagaaaaaagaaattacctttcacttTGGGAGATGGTGCTTTATTCTGTTTATAGAAAGCGTCCTCATCATGGGAGGTACCCTAGGTCGGTATGGTACGTCGAGTGTAGAAAATATGGATGCTTTTTTTTACACAAttgcaaacttaactaaaacagcatgttaaaaaaaaccgaaattttctttaaactgAGGGCCGACCGATAAGAACTttttatggctaacggttaaaattatGGCCATTTTTCTGCTGCGGCTAACCCAGACTAACACTAATTAACACATTGTAGAACGGGAAGATTTCtacaaagttaatttttccacaaataacggttaaaattgttcaatttttacACCTGACAGCTAGTTTTTTGACCCAtatacggctaacggttaacctcATGGAGACCCttgattagaaataaaaacGTTTTAGAAGGTGGCATTTGCAACTCGAATTTAGAGTGCTGGTTTATAAGGAGTAAGGAAAACCGGGAAAAACAAGCCGTGGAAAAATCCTGGAAATAAGGATCAACCTGGGAGAGACGGCCACGCATTCCTGTTATGTTCCATCTGAGATGCTTAATGAAGCTAACGCGAGATATTCACCGAGGTGAAGGCGAGCAAGGATAAATGTCCTTCCTTCTTTAAAGACTTTGTACTGGATCCGAAAAGTCAATAAGCCCTGATATTCTGACTTCACCCCAGATCTAAAAAACTGCGACAACGTAGATGTTCTAGCAGGAGTTCACTGCTGACCATGgcatatattacaatcatttaCGAAAGAGCCATGAGAAGGGGGGAGGTGTGGTTTGAAGTTCTGTTTATCCTCCCGGGATGGGAGTGTGAATAGCTACGTGTTTTCAAGGGTAGCATCACAGGTGGGGTTCTCAAGAGTCTGAAAGGTACGATTTTAGAAGGTAAAGATAAGAATTTTCCTGAAGAATTGCTGGAATTAATAGGCTTCTTTCGTCTGCTTAGACTTTCTCCTCGTGCTCCATAGCCCTACTCCATCTACCCATCTTACAGCGGTTTTGAGTATATACCACACTGGTGAATAGTGCTTATTTTTTGGGCTgttggtttggtgtttatcgcCTGCGCGTGTATCAACCCGGGAATCGACTTTCCAactctagcttgaaaagaaacatttacacttATAGCAGTTTTTTAGTATACAACGGTGGTCAGCGGTGGTCTCCGATTAAGCGGTTGTGGTCATCCTTGACTGACTCCCATCGGCCTGTTCGGGTTGTACGGAACGGTTACTTAGAGCGGAATCACTCGAATAAAACGACGAGTTGtctctgaagtaaaatttattccatatttGTCTCCTAAAATCGATGTTAGTATTTGGAGTTCAAATGTCCTTAACGGATTgcagattatctttcttcttaggACTATTTGTATCTGACAAATATTACGCAAGAAAATCACGCAAACCATTTGTTGGGTAATTAGCAAGAGGTCTACTTGTTagaattctaatttattgttctgtttttaCCCTGCATCATCCTTTAGTTAAGGTTATTCGAAACATTTTAgagcgatttttttaaaaaaagctaaacattgatatcataaattatgctttaaaatgttgttttcttgtcttttgttgttAACCTATATTAAATGGTGATAACACTCAGTTAAAAGCGGTTGCTCGATTGTACCGTCTTCGTAAATTTATAAAAGAATGAAATGGTTAGTTATAAGACAAAAAAGACGAGTTCCTTGATGTCATTACCCTCTGGAGTGTACGCCGGTATTTTCTCAAATTCCCGCCTAGATTCCCACGGGACACCTGTCGGGATCTCTCTCGGGATGCTGGTGAGGGGATTTGTACCAGGGAGTCAGCGGGAATACGACCGGGATCCCCGCGTGGGTAAAAATAGACcaacaaaattgaatgaaatccgGTTTCGCCGGTAGTCCCACCAATCCAATATTTCACTTCCACCTCACTTTCCACTTCCGCTAATTTTTTCCGAGAAAGATCAGAGGTCTTCAAGATATTAGAGTGGCTAGTTGTAAATGAATATATTCGCACGTGTGAAAGAAATCGGCCCTCGCCAAAACACTCGTGTGGTCAATGCTCACAGCTGTCTGTCAACTATGTATTCCTTCTTGCCGCTGGTTCTTTGCTCCTCTTCCAAACCCACACCATCCTTCCCAAGTCTTTCCCCTAATCACGGACCTCATTAATTCACAACGTTATTTGGTATCGTGCgccaatttttacttttcttattttcataatatttaaaggaaaaaatacaacaacaacaacaaaagcaaaaacaaaaaataaaagaaacacaaacaaacaaaccaaaaataaaaaaccaaaaaactttCGCTTAAAACGCCCAAGCAAAcgcaatatttatttattatttttctcttttttttctttcctatatACTTGGCTTTTAGCCTAACTCAAACTGCTTGTTCTTTTTGTATATATTACCTTCCAATACCTTATacattatctttaaaaaaaatgataaaattcaaATGTGCCAAAGAAAACTGATCAATATTAAGAATCCACTATCGTTTACAGAGAAATAGATTTAAAAGCACTTCATCTTGAATTGCAAATGTTACCATTTGCCTCCATGTTTGTCAGATAATAGAATTCCCATTTCCGAAGCCAGCAATAAAAATCCACAATCTTAAGTTGTTTTCCAATGAGTACTTTGTGTGCTTCCTTGGTCACTTCTCTACCACAATCTACGTGTTTAATAAAGTTTAGCCCATAATTTAGAGTAGCTTTCATTAGGGGAGTCACATTTTgactcaaaaaaatttaaaatacaaaaaaaaaaaaaaaccaaaacaacaacaacaagagcaACACCCAGATACAGAATGTATTATACTGTGGTAACACACGAGGGAGACTTTTGCCCCAAGCTATAGCAGATCTCCGGAAAAGTGAACCATAAAGAAAGAAGAGTGTTCTTCCTTCTGACTTAATCTCAAAGGTTTACACTAGAACGTCAAAGTTGACACTTCCAAGAGTCACAACAGATGCTGTGAAATGGCGGCCTCGGTGGTGGTATACTTGATAAAAGATGGGTTGGGTAGGAGAGTCACGGCCAGGAACCAGCAGTTGACAGCCTTTTGAGACATGCGCGGCTGATGGGGCTCCCGACTAAAGCCTAAAAGACAAAGAGAGAGGAACGGTACTGTAAGCTGCGTTTGAGAGGTTTGGACGAGGGACTTTGTCGAGTATTCAAGTTAATTACCCTTCAAAAAATTAGTTCATGACCACAAAGGAATCATAGCAATAGAGAAAATATgccagaagaaagaaagaacggAATGCTTTCAGACTCAAGGTGAAAAAGAGGTTACACATGTGaggatgtttctttttctcctcgTGAAAGGCTTAAAACTGTTCTATATCACCCCGAATACAATCGTTTTCTAAAGGTTGGACTGAAAAGCAACTGTCTGTGAGATACGTTTTAGTTGTTAAAAAAACGCTGCAAAGTGGCAAAGAAGAAAGGCTAACTTTCAATATTCCCGCATGACCACAGAATGGATATCAAATGAATAGTAGCCAATCGAACATAGCTCATATCGTAAGTTTCTTCTCAATGTtaccctcttttttttttatcaaatctgaCTTGGGGAATGGGTACGTTTTCTGCCAAATTTTCCACGATTTCACATTACTAACGACgcttaacaaaagaaaattatgtatttcttgCCCTCCGTGAAAAGAttatttctagtgttctgattggttgctgaGTGCTGGTTGCCAGTGCATAAACAGCGCTGTCTTTTGATCTTATCAGGGAAACAAATGTGCCTATTGTCTCTAAGCTACAGTTGCCCATTCGTCTGTTCGCCCATTCGTGCGTACGCTCATCAGAATCATCCCAGCCGAATCATGATTCTACAGGCAGTTTACTTACGGTCTTGCGTGGGCTGGtgatcttcttttttttctgtcaataaGCAACTGACAGAACACTAGCATCACGGGATGATTCACCCCGCTTGAGAGTTGCGAATATAAGGCATCCTTATAAAACGCTTTCGCACGAGTTAGAATTTAATGCAAGTTATGATCTCTGATAGCTTTTTCATGGCGTTTGTCTCCCTTTTTTCAGTCATAGACGGACCAATAGACAAAAAGCAGCCCGCAAAAGATGTAgagaattgtttttcttaatataaTCGAAAAACTTCACGgtattaaaatactttttataaTTCCAATTTGATGAAGAAGCCGCTCAAAATAACTTTTGTGTCCAGATGTTTGATATCCAACATTTTAGAAGGAGCGGTGGGGTCAAAAGGCCTGAGTGGGAGACGTTCCTTGGTCATACTGATGTGCCCTGTGGGCCAGACATTGTACTCTCAAGTATCTCTCTGTGCTCATGGAATAATTGATTCTTTATTCTGGAATATCCAATAGTCTTAGCTGCAATAACGTTCGTCAATCGAAGCTTGAAACGTTTTGACATATCGCATTTGGGCGGTGTAAAGAGAAATGTAGTTATACATTCAagaatattcctttttttattacttcttcCGCCTAAATCGTACCCTTCTTCATCCATGCTGATTTTATAAATCGGTATGACGTAGTCTAGCCTGTTCTACACCGAGTTAGGCACATCTACATCATCAACTCCTTCTTTCACTGGTTGAAATTCCTCTTCAATGCTAGCCTCTCCGTTGTAATGATATTTGAAAGCCAGGCCCTTGGAAATATTCCGCATATCTATCGCTgagctttttcctttaaattgtcGTCTCTGTGTAAAAGTTCTTTAATGGCTGTTTGATGAAGTTTGCGCAAGGGATTATAAACTTGGTTTATACCATCTCCGGCTAGTGTCGCCTCTATTGAATTCCAAATAATTCGATCTTATCTTAGggatgctaaaaaaaaaaagcgaaaaaaactggcaaatgTAACTGATCAAAAACGACCCAATCATAAGGGTTTTTCTCTccttctttttaaattagcactttatttatttaaccaCTTGCGTATTGATCTATTTGTTCATTAAGCAACAACTTTGAATGTCaacttaatttttaatttttttaatgtaataaacatttattgaagaaacatttgtacaaaaCTAAACTTACATTATCCTACTTACATTACTCGACATCACTCTACTTATTACATTACTGTACTTATTAGATTAGTCTCTAGTAGTTATTTCTTACTTATACTAACAGTCACTTAGTAACAGTCACTTACAGCGTAATGTTACTTACATTTCATTATTAAACAGAACATGACTTACAATACATTACATTACAAAACTCGCAATTCGCTAATTAAGCTCACTTGCCTACTTATAATTACTTGAGTACTTTACGAAACCGCACCTTAATTACCTTCTACGAACACTTCGAAGTAAATTTAAAGACTGCTAGTAGAAAACTGTAAAGATAAGATTTTGGGCTTTGATTTAGTGTGTCTGTTTAAATTGGCTGCttaaatcagtaaaaaaaaggttCACGGGAAAATCTGTGAATTAGGGATGACCTTCTTTAAATTCCTGCATATTTAGTTTCTTGTCTAAACATTTTCAAGGGTAAATGTATAATTTTAGAATAATAATGAAAAGGTGTAGTCTCCGTCTCGGGAAATCGGTTTGGAGAGTTAAACGGGGGATGTCgttaaaagttatttgtttatttaaaagtgTAATGTCGGTGTCATTTTCCTGTTTGAACCATGATATGGCTTTGAACGTCAACTTTAGCTGCTACTGCTATGGGCATTTTTTTGTTACGGTACAATTTAACCGACAAAAAGATAACTATTAAACAACTTTAATATTCCAACTAAGGAGCGACTCTTTAAGGAAGTACAGTTTTTATGCTGAATAAACTTATTTAAGCCCATTGCAAATTAcatcttagctcaccactgacacaatctcacagtTGTCTCTCCAGTTCCTCGAAATTAACAATCTTCCACAATAGCTCTCTTTCATTATAACTTTCTGAAAAAATCGGTCACTCCCGACAACAACAAGCTTGAGTCCTTTTGTACAAAGTGTTCCAGAtaattccagaagcttacaagaACCATTTTGGTGGTGTTACACCATAGCTACGCAACCTaataaaattttgcagaaaGTTCCTTTGTTATGCATGTCAACATGACTACgtattctagaaatttctagaaactaaTGGTTTTAGTGACTATCCATAGCTTATAGTTAAAAGTAATAACAGTGTTTGATAAGAAGTTTATAAACTAAGTAAGTGAAACAAAGCAGTCATCAGCATACGGAGCCATCAGGAATTTCGATTATTCCTGCCTGCAAATATACGATCACctagaaaataaacttattatCTTAAAAGTGATAGGTTATAAAGACAACTAGTTGAATGCTTAAACAATAATGAAGACAAAGACCTCTTTTTACTTGGAGATCGTAACTCAGACCGATCGTAACCGTCTTATTTCTGTTAACTAAGTGATTGTTCTAAGTATTTGGTTGTTATTTCCGGTTGGCTGAATCCGGTTATTTAACTTAAGTACAAGTTCGATTCAAATTCAGCAAAAGACTGCAATTAAATTGCCCATACATTCCAAACCTCATTTGGATTGACCTGTGGGCTCTTCATTGTGGAGTTGTCTTTTATAGAAGATGGAAAAACgatgttcatctttcttttgaatcgCTCTCTGATCTGCAGATCGACAAGCAACGCGAAATATGGTTCTTAGCACTCGCATATTTCTTGAAACTCTAAAACTTGATGATATAAAGTTAATAATTagttcaatctttttttcttacctgagTGTTTCGCACACAGTGTAGAGCGAAAATCAGGAAACCCTGCAGcataaaaatgatttcaagatcATTAATATTTACAATATGCAAACAAGTTAGTCAAATATCTCTTAAGATTTCCAAGAAGGAAGGAAGATTACACATcttataattgaaaaagaagtctGTCTTCTCTTGCATAGTTAacacctttttgttttaaaaattccaaaacaaTATAATCTGACCATCCTAATGGTGTCTCAGTTGGtcagaaagtaaaataaataatagaGATTAATGACTTTTTACAGTTACCATCAAACACTGACCTGAGTAGAGTTAAGTATGGTGAAGATGTAAGCGAAAGCTATATGTACAGGCGAGAGGAGACCGAATAGCCACGTGACACCCAGCTGGGGAATCATCACCATGCATGTTTTGATGCCAAGACTAGgagttagaaaaaaacattcttttactTTCCTTTGAGAATGAATTTTCATTGTTAGATATGTTGATGCCTTATTGATTAAGGAATGAGAAAGCTAGGCAAATATAGCGCCACAGGAGGGCATGGCAATGTCTTCcactattttttaaattttatgctGTGATTCTCACCGTATTTGCTGAAAATGGTGGTCTGCCCCTGTTGGCTGCAACATATTGGTCATCTCCCTTATTACACGTAGgagtatcaaaatgttgagctaaaatataaaaaaatcaaaagtgatTATTTAGATATGGAAGTCGAATAGCCAAAGCAGGGGAGGATCTTTGCCAAGGAAGTTACTAATTCGGTGACAAGCGTGGGATGAAGAGTAATTCTCTGGGAATAGAGCCCCTAACCGGGGAACCAAGATTAGGAGCTTCGATCCTCTGCCAATGAGCAAAGGAAATCGCGCACAAAAGTGCCTAAACTGAAAGAACCACGCCAAGCATAGCCTCATGTTAAATTATATAAATTCAATAAATCCTACTCTTCCCGCtcctttcatatttttcatcttatttttgttttgttttgttttttttgtttatgattTCTGTTTGCGTTGAAGGAAGGgggagaagtttttttttcatactatGTAGTAAAAGTTGGAGAATTTATGAAGCTATCTTATGCCTGTGAGGACATTGTCTCCACAAGTTTTTCTCGCTATTGAAGACCATCATTAGGTTAAAATTGACCAGCATCCCCACAAACAGTGGCTACGTCCAAAGCTTTTTATGagtaaataggaaaaaagaaaatggtaaatattGTCTTGAGTCATATCATAAATACTTAATTCGTTTACGGAGCAGAGGAAAAAATCTTTAGCAGCAATTAGTCCAAGGTATACCAAACACAGTCACCAACACTAATCATTAACTCACAACTTCAATAAAAGCCACAAAGGCGAGGAATATCCAGATCAGGTTGTTAGTCGAGGAAAGCCAGCAACTAAACTCGAGGATGTGAAACGcaagaaagaaacacaaattgtcagaaaataaaatgataccGATTTCAAACTatatccaaaaacaaaacaaagatttaaatACAACAAATTAAAAGGTGAAGAGCAAGAAGAAACCCTTGAATTTTTTCTTACTATTTATCATTCGTATAGCTTTGTAACCCTTCTTTTCCAGCAGCGATGCCAAGTGAAATGGCCACCATGATCACTGGAAGACCTACTCATAAATAAAGGAAGGAAATCGAAACACTTTACTGCATGACAACACCAGACTTGGGGATCAGAAAGCATGGTTACAGTTACCAGTGCATGTTTACTTACCCCATGAGATGACGTGATAAGTGTACATTTTGGTGTTAATGTTGTAAACTTTCACAACGAAGAAGTAAAGATAAATTCCCTCGATcagcatccaacagaaagcgGCCATCAAGAAATACTGCATCAGAGCTGCTATTGTAACACAGGCAGCCTGTGGAAAGGACGAGTTTTCGTATAATTCTTAACGTGCTTCTTTCGAGAAGATATTTACGGTGCAAAGAGTAAATTCATTCTACGGATAGAAGGAAA
The sequence above is a segment of the Pocillopora verrucosa isolate sample1 chromosome 5, ASM3666991v2, whole genome shotgun sequence genome. Coding sequences within it:
- the LOC131800275 gene encoding tetratricopeptide repeat protein 28-like, whose amino-acid sequence is MAFDYYHSSVELYDDIRASLQLNDRWKISYRNQHQSAYKGLWRINLKQGQVVKALLAAEKGRAQALRDLMDTRYQPKDSSTHSASFDSLSWVPLNTVFIAINGPCIYFWIRLSEANIQMRQVHVNDYKFENELECLIQQLNKTVLKEIRERDTVKIESLPPDSPTVKKMADDVIRVDVRHSQSSALKKLHDIIVAPIADLIEGNEITFVPEGQFCLVPFAALQDSNSSYLSNSFRIRVLPSLTTLQLIHDCPADFHMRTGALLVGDPRFKHIISEGELLEQLPGARKEVKMIERILNVSPLTGEMATKHEVLKRISSVALVHIAAHGKKETGEVILAPNTTRDNPHPQEKDYLLTMKDVIEAGLRARLVVLSCSHTARGKVMAEGVVGMARALLGAGARSVVVTLWALGDEGTLEFMSFFYDALAKGKKASEALNQAMKCMREIEKFKEVWHWAPFVLIGDDVNLDFKDISKLKELRQ